The sequence TGAGAAGATCTTCCAGATCGATCCTGCTAACGAAGCAGCAGCGCAAGAACTAATGAAAATTTACGCTCGCGATGGAAACGGCGACCGGGTGAATTACGTATATTCCACTTTGATTTCCCACCTTCGACGTGACTTAGGAGTGGAGCCGACGCAGGAAACTGCGGGGCTATATCGGGAGATACGAGGTCGAATGAACACGCCACGACTAGTTGATACGGGAATTCTACGCTCCTTCCCATCGTGGTTTATGGTAAGAAGCGAATGTGATCCCTTGCGGTCAATTTTCTTAGTATCTCAAACAAATTTAACCCGTGCAATAGGCATCCGTGGCGATTGGGGCTTAGGTAAGACAACCCTGTTAAGGAGACTCCTTGTGGAGCGCGCCCGATGGGGATCGTCTCACTTGATACGATTGCCTGAGCTGGCAGAAGAAGTTGAATCCTACCAGTGTCTTCACCGTCTTTCACTGAGCCTGGCTGACCGAAGTGGAGACGCACCGTTACCTGATCGTGATAGGGATTTGCTATCTATAGAGAGGAACATGATGAGCTGGCTTCGTTCGGTGATTCGTCGGGAGGCCACGAAGGGGACCTCCTTGATCATGTTCGATAATATCCAATCCGCGGATATTTATAGTTTAAGGATCATCCGACAGCTGCGGAAGGAATTGGATGGCCATCCCATTATATTTGTTCTCACTTGGAGTGAAGAGGATTGCTCAAAGGATGTACTTACATTTCTTGGAGAACAAAAATTTTTCGACGAGATTATTTCCCTCCGACCTTTTAGTCCTCCTGAAGTGAGCGAGCTGTTGGGATCTTGGGGTTTAGAGCGAATGGGTTCGCACCTCGTTGGTAGATTAACTGAAATCACGGGTGGAAATCCTCGTTTGCTGGAAACTGCAACCCAACAATTGAGTGGATTACGACTTGAACTGTTTAGGCGTACTTGGGAATCAGGACTAATAAGGGTATTGCAGGAGATACACGGGCGCTCCTACATCGACCGAATTGCTAGGAGGCTTGCCCTCCTTTCTAGAGAAAGCATGCACTCTTCTAGAGGCGGCTTGCGTTCTCGGACACAGGGAGAGTCTTGGATTGCTTGTAGAAGTTTCCCGACTCCCCCGCCGATCCGTGCTGCGCTTACTCGACCAGTTGTCCCAACGTGGACTTATAGGGGTGGAAGGCACGGATTATTATTTTCCCAGCCTCTTCTTGCGACAGGCTATCTTGCGATGGATTCCGGCGGATTCAAGGGTCAACTGGCATCGGCGCACTATACCTTTGGTTAGGGCTCGACCGGATGCTGCTGCGAAGGCCCTGGCTTGGCATCTTGAGGGAGCCGAGCTCCCAATGGAGGCAGGTACTCAATGGGAAGCTATCGGGGATCGGGCTGCCTCTGGT comes from Armatimonadota bacterium and encodes:
- a CDS encoding BTAD domain-containing putative transcriptional regulator, giving the protein MTVNIYLLGEMRIEFSGHPLRLPTKGVELAAFLALQPNARSSRRSAALALWPDREGARALSNLSTLLWRIKALMDTIGTKFLSWDASHLWLERKTIWVDCWELERISKTLVEGTDPTPLLDRLLNSYQGELGGHDIPLDWITEFREYFRVLYLETLARAGRILQFGGNIGSSRRVFEKIFQIDPANEAAAQELMKIYARDGNGDRVNYVYSTLISHLRRDLGVEPTQETAGLYREIRGRMNTPRLVDTGILRSFPSWFMVRSECDPLRSIFLVSQTNLTRAIGIRGDWGLGKTTLLRRLLVERARWGSSHLIRLPELAEEVESYQCLHRLSLSLADRSGDAPLPDRDRDLLSIERNMMSWLRSVIRREATKGTSLIMFDNIQSADIYSLRIIRQLRKELDGHPIIFVLTWSEEDCSKDVLTFLGEQKFFDEIISLRPFSPPEVSELLGSWGLERMGSHLVGRLTEITGGNPRLLETATQQLSGLRLELFRRTWESGLIRVLQEIHGRSYIDRIARRLALLSRESMHSSRGGLRSRTQGESWIACRSFPTPPPIRAALTRPVVPTWTYRGGRHGLLFSQPLLATGYLAMDSGGFKGQLASAHYTFG